GCCGCCGTGCGCCGCAGCAGCGCGCCCGCGGGCGTGTGGTGGTACGCGCACCACACGCACAGCAGCGCGAAGGTGAAGTCCAGCAGTCCCCGGGCGCGTCGAGCGAACATGGCAGGGCCTCAGCGCAGGAAGGACAGCACCGGAGACGCGTCCCACACCGCGGCCAGCCCCAGGGGCGCCACCAGCACGCAGCCCAGCAGTCCGCGCGTCCACGCCCGCCGGGGGCCCACCGCCTCACAGGCCGCGTCCGCGTGCTGGAGGTTGCGCAGCACCGCGCGCCACCCCAGGGACACGCCCACGCCCACCAGCGCCGCCACCGCGAACCCCCGAGCGGACAGGTCCGCCACGGTGTCCCCGAACAACGGGCGCCACGACAGGTACACCGTGCCCTGGACCAGCCGCGCCAGCGTGCACGCGCCCGCCAGCACCACGCCCGCCGTGGCCAGGGGCCGCACCCACCGCATGGGCGTGGGCCGCCGCACGCAGCGCCGCAGCAGCACGCGCCACGAAGCGGGCCCCGGAGTCTCCGGGTCCGACGCCTCCAGCATCGCGCGCCAGGCCTCCACCGGCCGGCGGGCCTCCACCTCGCGGTAGCCCAGCGCGGGCAGCGCCAGGAGCAGGTCCGCCGCCAGCTCCCACGCCAACGCCAGGGCCCGCGCCAGTTGGGTGCGCCGCTCCAGGGACACCCAGTCCACCAGGGACGCCGTCGCCGGGTAGCGGCCCACGAAGGCGTCAAAGGCCGAGTCCAGCCGGTCCACCGCCGTGAGCAGCCGGTCATCCAGCGTGTCCGCCGCCGCATGCACGCCCACCGCCACCAACGCCACCAGGCCCAGCGGCATGAACGCCCAGCGGAACGCGCCCAGGAACCGGGAGACGTCCGTGAAGAAGCCGCTCGAGGCTTCGGATGGGCTGGACGGATGGGACGGCATGCACGCCTCCAGGGCCACTCCCATCAACGCGGGAACCCCTCCGGAGGGTTTAAACCACGGGCCCCCGCAACGAAAACGCCCCGCCCCTTCGCCCGGAGGCGAAGAGAACGGGGCGACCGGGTGGGGCCCTCCACGAAGGCGGCCGCTCATTCACGAAGAGCGGCCGTCGCGCGAAGGCCCCAGCCTGAATCAGGCCTTCGCGTCGGGCGTGGGCGCCGTGGGGGCCGCGGCCGGAGGAGGCGTCTGCGCGGCGGTGCGCTCGGCCATGGCCTCCTTGCGGGACAGGCGAATCTTGCCCGTCTTGTCGATGCTGACGACCTTCACCAGCACCTCGTCACCCTCGCTCAGCACGTCCGACACCGCCTTGACGCGCTTGTCGGACAGCTCGGAGATGTGGATGAGGCCGTCGGTGCCCGGGAACAGCTCCACGAAGGCGCCGAACTCGGCGATCTTCCGCACCGTGCCGGTGTAGATCTTCCCGATCTCCGCCTCACGCGTGAGCGCCTGGATCATCGCGATGGCGGCCTTCACGGCCTCGCCGTTCGCGCTCGCGATGTCCACGCGGCCCGTGTCCTCGATGTTGATGGCCGCGCCCGTGCGCGCGATGATGTCCTTGATCACCTTGCCGCCCGGCCCGATGACGTTCTTGATGAACTCGGGGCGGATCTGGATGGTGGTGATGCGCGGCGCGAACTGGCTGATCTCCTTGCGGGGAGCGTCCAGCGTCTTCGCCATCTCCGCCAGGATGTGCACGCGGCCCTGACGCGCCTGCTCCAGCGCGCGGCTCATGATCTCCGTGGTGAGGCCGGTGATCTTGATGTCCATCTGGATGGACGTGATGCCCTTGGACGTGCCGCAGACCTTGAAGTCCATGTCGCCCAGGTGATCCTCGTCACCGAGGATGTCGGAGAGGATGGCGATCTTCTCACCCTCCTTCACGAGGCCCATGGCGATGCCGGCCACCGGCGCCTTGATGGGGACGCCCGCGTCCATCAGCGCCAGCGTGCCACCGCACACGGAGGCCATGGACGAGGAGCCGTTGGACTCCAGGATCTCCGACACCAGCCGCACCGTGTACGGGAAGTTCTCCCCCGCCGGCAGCATGTTGCGCAGCGCGCGCTCCGCCAGCGCGCCGTGGCCAATCTCACGACGGCCGGGGCCGCGCAGGGGCTTGGTCTCGTTCACGCTGAAGGGCGGGAAGTTGTAGTGCAGCAGGAAGCGCTTGAAGGCCTGGCCGCTCAGCAGCTCCAGCCGCTGCTCGTCCTCGCTGGTGCCCAGCGTGGCCACCACGAGCGCCTGCGTCTCGCCACGGGTGAACACCGCGCTGCCGTGCGCGCGGGGCAGCACGCCCACTTCGTTGGTGATGGTGCGCACCACGTCGTGGCCGCGGTCGCCGATGCGGCCACCGTTCACGGTGAGCTCACGCATGTGGTCGTACTTCAGGTCCTCGATGACCTGCTTGGCGTGCTTCTCCACCACGGGCGTGAACTCCGCGCCCATCTTCTCCTTGAGGGCCGCCACGGCCGCCTTCTTGGCCTTGGAGAGCGCCTCGTAGCGCGCGCCCTTCTCCTTGATGGCGTAGCCGGCCTTGACGCCGTCCATGGCCAGGGCGCGCACCTGGGCGCGCAGCCCCTCGTCGATGGCGGCCGGCTTGTCGTAGGAGCGCACCTGCTTCTTCAGCTCCGCGCGCATCTCGTCCTGGAGGTCCAGGGCGGGCTTGGCCGCGGCGCGGCCGAACTCCAGCGCGGCCACCATGTCCGGCTCGCTGACCTCCTCCGCGCCGCCCTCCACCATCACGATGGCCTCGCGGCTCACCGCCATGACGAGGTCCAGGTCGCTCTGCTCCCGCTGCTTCGCGGTGGGGTTGGCGACGAACTGGCCACCCACGCGGCCCACGCGAACGCCCG
The Corallococcus soli DNA segment above includes these coding regions:
- the pnp gene encoding polyribonucleotide nucleotidyltransferase, whose product is MLKKSVKIGESELSIETGRLAKQADGSVVVRYGDTMLLVTAVSAREKKDIDFLPLTVEYQEKLYSAGRIPGSFFKREGRLTEKETLTSRLIDRSCRPLFPEGYAYETQVIISVISSDPDNEGDIHGLTGASAALWVSDIPFNGPIAGVRVGRVGGQFVANPTAKQREQSDLDLVMAVSREAIVMVEGGAEEVSEPDMVAALEFGRAAAKPALDLQDEMRAELKKQVRSYDKPAAIDEGLRAQVRALAMDGVKAGYAIKEKGARYEALSKAKKAAVAALKEKMGAEFTPVVEKHAKQVIEDLKYDHMRELTVNGGRIGDRGHDVVRTITNEVGVLPRAHGSAVFTRGETQALVVATLGTSEDEQRLELLSGQAFKRFLLHYNFPPFSVNETKPLRGPGRREIGHGALAERALRNMLPAGENFPYTVRLVSEILESNGSSSMASVCGGTLALMDAGVPIKAPVAGIAMGLVKEGEKIAILSDILGDEDHLGDMDFKVCGTSKGITSIQMDIKITGLTTEIMSRALEQARQGRVHILAEMAKTLDAPRKEISQFAPRITTIQIRPEFIKNVIGPGGKVIKDIIARTGAAINIEDTGRVDIASANGEAVKAAIAMIQALTREAEIGKIYTGTVRKIAEFGAFVELFPGTDGLIHISELSDKRVKAVSDVLSEGDEVLVKVVSIDKTGKIRLSRKEAMAERTAAQTPPPAAAPTAPTPDAKA